ACTGGAGGGCGCGCAGGGCCGCCGAGGCCGTGGAGCCCCAGTTGGAGAAGTACGAGAACTGCCACCACCACAGCGCCTCGGTCGTCCGGCCCGCCCGGTAGTGCGCCATGCCGTGCCGCAGGTCGGCCATGATGTCCGCCAGGTCGTCGGAGACCCGGCACGGGACGGGCGCCTTGCGGGGCTCGTACGGGTCGAAGACCTCCGAGTAGACGTCGATCGGCTCCAGGATCGCCGCGAACCGCTCGCGCAGATCGTCCACATCGGGCTCCGGGCCCAGGTCCGGCTCGTACCGCTCGTCCGGGAGGATGTCCTCGTGCGCCCCCAACCGGCCCCCGGCGAGGAGCAGTTGGGAGACCTCAAGGAGCAGGAAGGGCACGGCGCTGTCGGGCTCGGCGCCCTTCGAGACCTCCGTGACCGCGACGATGAAACTCTCGACCTGGTCGGCGATCTGGACGGCGAAGTCGTTGGGGTCCTGTGCGGCGGAGTGCAGCGTTGCGTCAGACATCGAGAAGTCGTCTCCCCTCGAAGGCACGCCCCAGCGTGACCTCGTCGGCGTATTCCAGGTCGCCCCCCACGGGGAGACCGCTGGCAAGGCGCGTGACTTTCAGGCCCATCGGTTTGATCATGCGGGCGAGATACGTGGCCGTGGCCTCACCCTCCAGGTTGGGATCGGTCGCGAGGATCAGTTCGGTGACGCTCCCGTCGGCGAGACGGGCCAGCAGCTCACGGATCCGCAGGTCGTCGGGGCCCATGCCCTCGATGGGGCTGATCGCGCCGCCGAGCACGTGGTACGTCCCCCGGAACTCGCGGGTGCGCTCGATCGCGACGACGTCCTTGGGCTCCTCGACGACACAGATGACCGTCGGATCGCGGCGCGCGTCACGGCAGATGCCGCACCGCTCCTCCTGCGCCACGTTGCCGCAGACCGCGCAGAAGCGGACCTTGTCCTTCACTTCGAGCAGGGCGTGCGCGAGGCGGCGGACATCGGTCGGTTCGGACTGGAGGATGTGGAAGGCGATCCGCTGCGCGCTCTTGGGACCGACGCCGGGCAGCCTGCCCAGTTCGTCGATGAGGTCCTGGACCACGCCTTCGTACAACGGACTGCCTTTCCTGGTGCTGCGAGGTGTTCAGGTGCGGCGGGGGGCCGCGAGGTGCGCCGCGGACTCTCCGGACGCCGCCGCGGAATGCTTGTCGGTTTCCGCTCGTACCGTAGTTGCTGCGGCGCCTCCCCAGAAGGGCGGGCCCGGCATCAGAACGGCAACCCCGGCATCCCGCCGAGCCCTTCGGCCAGCGGGCCGAGCTTCTCCTGCTGCAACCGCCGCGCGTTCTCGTTCGCCGCGTGCACGGCGGCGAGGACGAGATCGGCGAGCGTCTCGGTGTCCTCCGGGTCGACCGCCTTGGGGTCGATGACCAGGCCGCGCAGCTCTCCGGAGCCGTTGACGGTGGCTCTCACCAGACCGCCGCCCGACTGGCCCTCGACCTCGGTCGCGGCCAGTTCTTCCTGGGCCGCCGCGAAGTCCTGCTGCATCTTCTGGGCCTGCTGGAGGATCTCCTGCATGTTGGGCTGGCCACCACCGGGAATCACGGTCACTCCTGGCACATAGACGTCGGTTGTTCGGCAGGTCGAGCCTACGTGGTCACCCAGCAGGCCGTCCCACCCCACAGGAACGAACTCTTTCGGGTGAGAGTGCCCGCCTCCTCTACCTGATCACGGGGCCCTACGGGTGGAAGCGCCCGGTTTTCGGACGCGGCGCCCACCATTCGGCGGTAGGAATTGCGTACGCGGTCGTCTCCACCTTTCCGCGCGTTCATGTGTCCGCGTGTCCACCTCCCCACACCGTCCTTCTCCTGTCCTTCTTTTGTAGGCCGTTGCCGGACGTCGTGCTCGTACGACGTCCGGGAACGGCGTCCTGTTGCTTCCATCTTCCGCTCAGCCACGCCGTCACGCAGAGGAGTAGCCCGGTGAGTCAGCCGGACATGCCGCCCGGGGGGCCTGCCCGGGACGAGGGCGCGCGCGGTGCGCCGGAGAGTGTGAACGGGAGCGGAGGGGGCGTGTACCGGGCCGTGCCGGGGGCTCTGCGGTGGGGCCCCGGCGGCACTTCCGGGGAGCCGCTCGCCGGGGCTCCGGGCGGGGTCTTCCCCGGCGGGGACTGGAGCGAGCCCGCGCAGCGGCTGGACGAGCTGTACCGGTGGGCGGAGGCGGGCGCGCTGCGTGCGGTCGCCCGCTGTCGGGCGGAGCGCGTGCGCAAGCGCCGCCGGGCCCGCGCCCTGCGGTCCGCGACGGCGCTCGGCGTGATCACGGGCGCCGTTCTGCCGCTGCTGGATCTGACGGACGTGCTGGACGAGAGGGCCACGGGGTGGGGGTATCTGTCCCTGCTGCTGGCGGTGGCCTGTCTGGGCTGCGACCGGTACTTCGGGCTGACGTCCGGCTGGCTGCGGAACGTGGCCACGGCGCAGGCGGTGGAACGGCGGTTGCAGGCGCTCCACTACGACTGGGCGTCGGAGTGCGTACGGGAGGTGCTCGGCCCGGCGGAGGGTACGGCGAGCGAGGCGGCGGAGCGGTGCCTGGGGGTGCTGCGGCGGTTCTCGGAGGACGTCTCGGACCTGGTGCGGGCGGAGACGGCGGACTGGATGGCGGAGTTCCGGGGCGGGTCGGTGCCGCCGCCGGCGCAGCCGTCGACCGGGTGCGGCGGCCCGGCACGACCGGACGGCGGCCACCCGCCGGGCCGTTTCCCGCTCCCCCCGGGCACCCGCCCGAACATGCCGCGCCAGCGCCCGCCGGACGTGCGGTAGCAGCGGCCGGGCGGGAGAACCGGCGGGGGCCGGGCGGAGGTGCGGGCGTGTAAGGGCGGCGCGGCCGGGTGCGGTACGGGCGGCGAAGCCGCTCGGCGCGGCCGGGTACGGGGCTCGGAGCCCGTACCCGCGTACCCGTACCCGCCTGTCCGCGCATCCGTACCGGCACCGGCACCAGCGCCCGCACCCGCGTCAGCTGAAGACGATCATGGAGCCCTGGCCCAGGCTCCGGGTCGCCGCCGCGTGCAGGCCCAGCCACACATGGCGTTCGCGGGCGAACGGACTGTCGTCGTAGGGGATCGGCCCCGCCGGTTCCTCCAGGGACGTCGGGCCCTGGGGCGGGGTGGGGGCGGCCGGCGGGTTGGCCGGGTCGATGCCGATGGAGGGGGCCACCAGTTCCAGTTCGCGCAGCAGGCCCTGCGTCGAGCCCAGCGGGCCGCCGCCCGCGAGGAGTTCCTCGTTGGAGAGCGGGGACGCGTAGTCCACGGGGACGTACGCGCCCGCGTGGTCGTAGTGCCAGACCAGGTGCGACTGCTGGGCCGTCGCCTCGAACATCTCCAGCAACTGCTCGTAGTCGCCGCCCAGTTCGCCCACCGGCGTCACCGCGAGACCGCAGATCTGGAGCAGATACGCCCGGCGCAGGAAATGCAGCGCGTCGTAGTCGAAGCCGGCGACGGGAGCGACGTCACCGGAGAGACCGGGCATGTAGGCGAAGACGGGGACGGACGGCAGTCCGGCCTCGCCGAGTGCCTTGTCGTAGACGGCGATCTCTTCGGCGAAGGGATTGTCGGGGCTGTGGCACAGCACGTCGACGAGGGGGACCAACCACAGGTCACAGGCCAAGGGAGGCTCGCTCTCCAACGAGTTCGAACGGACACCGGATTCCGTCTGTTTCGATCGACTTCGATCGGTTTAAATCTGTTTCCAACTACTTCCGTCAAGTTCGTACAGGTACGTACGAACCCGACCGTCGGGTCAGCGTAATGCGGCGGACCCGATCAGCGAAGACGACCGGCACCACCGGCAACGACACCACCGGCACCGACCCCACCGGCACGCGCGTCACCGGCCACGACACCACCGGCGTGCACACCACCGGCGGCGACAGAACCGGCGTCGGCCGTCCCCGACGCGCCGTCAGCGCGCCCTCGGGATGTCCCATACCCACGCGCCCCCCAAACGCTCCCCCCGCTGACCCAGCAGTTCGGTCACGACCTGTTTCAGCGCCTCTTCGTTGTCCTGCGGAGCCAGCACCAGCACGCCCGCCTTCCAGAACTCCAGGTCGAGCCTGGCCTGCGCGCGCCAGTTCGGGCCGATCTCCGGGATCCGGGCGCCGTAACGGATGTCCCGCAGCAGATTCGACGTGTAGCGGGGCGGCGCGCCGTAGATGCCCATCCGCTCCGGGCCCCAGGGCCCGTTGAAGTAGCCCCCGGGTACGGAGAAGCCGAAGCCCGTCGCCGACTGCCAGTGCAGCGCGTCCGCGTCGGCCGGGCTCGGCAGCGGTACGGGGACGACGCTCTCGCCCTCGGCGACGTAGTCCCGGTACATGCCGGCCGTGATGAACCGGGGCACCTCCGCCCGCTCCCGTACCGGCTGCGGCGTCGGCACGATCGGCAGCAGCGCGGCGGCCAGCGCGGCCACCCCCACCACGCGGTGCGTACGCGGTTCGAGAGCCCCGATCCGCTCCGCCGCGAAGGCGATCAGCACGCCGAGCGCCGGGGCGCAGATCATCGCGACCCGGGACTCGATCACCGACTCGAAGAGCGGCTGGTGCGCCAGCGCGCGCCACGGCCCCGGCAGTACGACGTCCGTGAACGGGATACGGATCTTCTGGCCCAGCGACAGCAGCGCGGCCACCAGCGCCGTCCCCGTCACCGCCTTCACCAGCGGGGAACGGCCCAGCCAGATCACGAGACCGAAGGTCAGCGCGGTCAACGGCCAGCCGTAGAAGGCGTTCTGCTCGGTCCGGTTCATCGCGAGCAGGTCCGCGCGCGTCTCGTCGCCGAGCAGCGCACGCCCCGAGAACTCCAGGAAGGCGAGCGGGCTGTTGCCCGCGTTGTCGCCGTGCAGGACGCTGTGGTAGCTGCCCGGACCGAAGAACTGCCAGTACAGCGGGAACGCCACCAGCGGCAGACACACCGCCAGGGCGACGCCGAGCCCGCGCAGCAGGGGCCGCCGGACGGCGCGCGCGAGGTCGGGGCGCGCCAGCGCGTACGCCAGCGCGAAGATCAGCATCCCCATCGCGGCCAGCAGCAGCGGTTCTTCACCGAGGAAGACCTGGTACGCCGCGAACAGCCCGAGCAGCACCCCGTCCCGGACGACCCGCCGGTCCTCGGGCCGGGGCGCGCACAGCCGCAGCGCCCGGTCGATGATCACCGGGATCATGAAGAGGACAAGGAAGTTGGGGTGCGCGGTGCCGTGCGACATCATCGGCGGCGCGAACGCCGCGAGCGCCGCGCCGAGCGCCGCCGCCGGGCGGACACGGGTGACCCGGCGGACGAACAGCCAGTACCAGGCCACCGCCGTCGCCGCCAGACCGAGCGTGAGGACCAGCGCCCAGGTCACCGTGGGGCCGAAGAGGAGCGTGACGGGCGTCAGCGGGACCGACAGCCCGAGCATCACCGTGTTGGCCATCAGGTTCACGCCCTCGGGATGGCCCTGGAAGGTCGTGAAGAGCGGATTTCGCAGATGGACGACGTTGTCGGCGGTGACCGCGAAGAACCACTCCCACTGGTTCTGGTCCTGCATCGAGTCGGCGAGGTACGCGCGGTCCAGATCCGCCCACAGGCCCTGGTAGAGGAGGACGGCGGCGAGGAGGAAGAGACCCGCGACGGCGAGGTCGACGGGGCGGGTACGGGTGCGCAGCCGCAGGAGTTCCAGCAGGACGCGGCCGTAGTCCGCCGGGCGGACCTTGGACCCCGTCTGGTGCGCCCAGCGCACCGCCACTTCGGCGACGGGCCAGCCCGCGCGGCGGAAGTGACGCAGGATCTCGACGTCGATGCCCCAGCCGTCGAGACGGGAGGCGGCGAAGGCGGTACGGGCCTTGTCGCCGTCGTAGAGCTTGAAGCCGCACTGGGTGTCGCGGATGCCGCGTACGGCGACGAGGCGTATGAGGCGGTTGCCGAGCCGGCCGAGCCGTTCGCGCGCGGGGCGCTGATGGACCTCGACGCGGGAGCCGGGGAGGGCGCGGGAGCCTATGGCGGCGGCGTGGGTGGGGGCGGGGTCGGTCGTGTGGGGCCGGGGGGTGGGGTCGGGGTCGCCGTGGTGGTGCGGGCGGCCCGGCTCGTACGGGGCGGGGTCGGGGTTCTGGTGTGGGTGGCCGGGGGCGTACGTGCCGCCCGGCTCCTCGTACGCGTACGTGTCCCCGTCCCCGTCCCCGGTCTTCGCCCCGTCCCCGGTCTTCGCCCCCACCCCCGCCCCGTTCCCCGTCCCGGTGTCCGACAGCAGCGCGTCCAGCGCGTCCAGTTCCTCTATCGGCGTCGCCAGGTCCGCGTCCGTGACCAGCACCCGCCTGCCCGACGACGCCAGGACGCCGAGCCGCAGGGCGTTCCCCTTGCCCCGGTTCTCCGCGCAGGTCAGCACCTGGACGCGGGGCTCCGCCGCCGCCGTCTCCGCCGCGACCGCGCCCGTGCCGTCCGTCGAGCCGTCGTCCACGACGATCAGCTCCCAGTCGCCCCAGCGCTCCGGGTCCGCGTGCAGATGGGCGCAGATCGCGCGCAGGGTGGGGCGCAGCCGGTGTTCCTCGTTGTACGCGGGGACGACGACGGTCAGGTCGGCCGCCGCCCGGGACGTGCCGGAGGCCGTACGGTTCGGACCGTCCGCCCCCGACGCCGGACCGCTCGAACCGTCCGGACTGTTCGGACCGCTCGAACCGCTCGAACCGCTCGAACCGCTCGAACCGCTCGAACCATTCGGCTCGTCCGGATCGCTCGAACCGTCCGGACTGTTCGGACTGTTCGGACCGCTCGAACCATTCGGCTCGTCCGGACCGCTCGAACCATTCGAACCGTCCGGGCCGTTCGAACCGTCCGGGCCGTTCGAACCGTCCGGGCCGCTCGGGCCGTTCGAACCGTCCGGGCCGTTCGGACCGTCCGGGCCGCTCGGCCCCGATGCCGTACCGGTCGTGCCCTCCGTGCCGGACACCGCGTCCGGCCTCGCGCCTCCGCGCATCACGTGCCCGCGCATCACGTACCCGCTCATCGCCGTGGACTCCCCGGCCCCGGCCCCAGCTCCGGCTCCGCCCCTGTCGCCGCTCCCGAGCCCGTGCCCGGCCCCCCGCCCGCCGACGGCCCCCGCCCCGTCTCCGGTTCCGGGCCGACCCGGTCCGCCCACGCCAGCGCGTGCGCGTGGCAGTCGTCCACGACGGCCCGCGCCGCGACCGCGTCGCCGAGTGTGATCGCGTCGACCAGTTGCTCGTGCCCGTTCCACAGCCACTCGCGGCACGCGCCCTCCCCGCGCAGGAACGGCACGGAGAAGACCCACGCCTGGACCCGCAGCCGGTGCAGGAAGTCGCAGATGTACTGATTCGCGAAGAGGGCGGTCAGCTCCCGCCAGAACCGCAGGTCGTATCCGATGAGGATGTCCAGGTCCCCGCCCTTGGCCGCCCGCCCGGCCTCCTCCGCCCGGCGCCGTACGGACACCAGCGCCTCGGAGTCCACCCGCCCGAGGCCGCTCGCCACGACCCGCCGGAAGATCCCGTCCGCGACCAGCGCGCGGGCCTCGACCATGGCGCGGAAGTCGCCGGCGGTGAACCGGTGGACGTGGAAACCCCGGTGCTGGTCGGAGTCGAGGAGCCCCTGGGCGGCCAGGTCGACCAGCGCCTCCCGGACGGGGGTCGCGGACACCCCGTACTGCTCGGCGATGTGCTTGACGGTGAATTCCTCGCCCGGCAGCAAACGCCCCGCCAGCACCTCGTCACGCAGCGCTTCCGCGATCTGCTGCCGCAGGGTGTGGCGGGTCACGGCTCCGCTGGCGGGCATTGGTGGTCGTCCCCTCGTCCGGCTTCGCACACCTTAAGCCAGGGACTCCGGGAGGCCCCCCGACCAGCGGCGGGGCCTCCCCACAGGTGCTCAGCCGGACTCCGGTTCCCACTCGGACCCGGGCAGCCGCTCGGACCCGAATACCCGCTCAGACCGTGTGCTCGTCGGCCACCGCCAGCGCCGCGTCCAGGATCGCGAGCCCTTCCTTCGCCTCCGCCTCCGTGATCGTGCAGGGCGGGACGGCGTGCGTACGGTTCATGTTCACGAAGGGCCAGAGCCCGCTCTTCTTGCACGCGGCGGCGAAGGCGGCCATCGGCGCGTTGGCCTCGCCCGTCGCGTTGTACGGCACCAGCGGCTCGCGTGTCTCGCGGTTCCGTACGAGGTCGAGCGCCCAGAACGCGCCGAGCCCGCGCACCTCGCCCACCGACGGGTGCCGTTCGGCCAGTTCGCGCAGGCCGGGGCCGAGTACCGTCGCGCCGAGGTGCGCGGCGTGCTCGACGATCTTCTCGTCGGCCATCACGCGCAGGGTCGCGACGGCCGCCGCGCAGGCGAGCGGGTGGCCGGAGTAGGTGAGCCCGCCGGGGTACGGGCGGGTCGCGAAGGTGTCCGCGATCGCGCCGGAGATCGCGACGCCGCCGAGCGGTACGTAACCGGAGTTGACCCCCTTGGCGAAGGTCAGCAGGTCGGGCACGACGCCGGAGTGGTCGGCGGCGAACCACTCGCCGGTGCGGCCGAAGCCCGTCATCACCTCGTCCAGGACGAGGACGATCCCGTGCCGGTCGCACAACTCCCGTACGCCCGCCAGGTATCCGGGCGGCGGGGTCATGATGCCCGCCGTGCCGGGGATCGCCTCCAGGACGATCGCGGCGACGGTGCCGGGCCCCTCGAAGGCGATCGTCGCCTCCAGGTGCTCCAGCGCGCGGGCGCACTCCTCGGCCTCCGTCGTGGCGTAGAAGGGCGAGCGGTAGAGGAACGGCGCCCAGAAGCGCACCACGCCCGCGCTGCCGGTGTCGGACGCCCAGCGGCGCGGGTCGCCGGTCAGGTTGATCGCGGTGGAGGTGGAGCCGTGGTACGAGCGGTAGGCGGAGAGGACCTTGGGGCGGCCGGTGTGCAGACGGGCCATCCGTACGGCGTTCTCGTTGGCCTCCGCGCCCCCGTTGGTGAAGAAGATCTTGTCGAGGTCGCCGGGGGTGCGCTCGGCGATGAGGCGGGCGGCCTCGGAGCGTACGTCGATGGCGAAGGCGGGCGCGAAGGTGGTGAGCCGGGCCGCCTGTTCCTGGATGGCGGCGACGACGGCCGGGTGCTGATAGCCGATGTTGGCGAAGACGAGGCCGCTGGTGAAGTCGAGGTAGCGGTGGCCGTCGTAGTCCCAGAAGTACGAGCCCTCGGCGCCTGCGACGGCGAGCGGGTCGATCAGTTCCTGCGCGGACCAGGAGTGGAACACGTGCGCGCGGTCGGCGGCCTTGACGGCCGCGCCTGCTGCCGGGTCGGCGGCCGGGACGGCGAGGCCGGCGGGGAGGTCCGCGGCGTCGGCGGGTCGGTCCGCCGGGGCGGCGGCGGGGCGTAGAGGAGGGGTCATGGCGTCAGCGTAGAGAGGGGCGGGTGGGCGCCGATATGACCACCCTGTCCGGTGTGGCCGGTGGGACTCGGCAAGGTGTCGCCCTTGTGTACGAGCCCGCCTCCTTCTTTGACAGCACTCTGTCGATATGACAGCCTATTGTCATACAGATGTCGAAGCGATCGCGATGAAGGAGGCCACCATGTCCGGCAAGACCGTGTACCTCGCCGTGTACGACACCCTCGCCGACTGGGAGACCGGGTACGCCACCGCGCACCTCACCCAGAACGGCTTCAACGTGCGGACCGTCGGCCCGTCCACCGGGCCCGTCACCACCATGGGCGGACTGCGGATCGAGCCCGATCTCGCCCTCGACCAGCTGGGCGAACCCGGCGACACGGCGGTGTTCATGCTGCCGGGCGCCGGGCTCTGGGACAGCGGCGACGACCTGGCGCCGTTCGCCCGCGCCGCCCGGCGGTTCATCGGTCTCGGCTACCCCGTCGCGGCGATCTGCGGCGCGACGGCGGGGCTGGCCCGGGAGGGAGTGCTGGACGGCGTGGCGCACACGAGCGCGGCCCGCGCGTATCTGGACGCCACCGGCTACGGGGGCGGCGGGCACTACCGCGACACCGACGCCGTGACGGACGGCAACCTGATCACGGCGGGTCCGACCGAGCCGGTCGCCTTCGCGCGGGAGGTCTTCGCGCTGCTCGGCGTGTACGAGGGCGAGAAGCTGGACGCCTGGTACCGGCTGTTCAAGCACTCGGACGCGAGCGCGTACGAAACCCTCACCTCATGACCGAACAGGGAGGCGGCAACCGGCACGGGCGGGAAGGAGCCGCCGGTCAGGAGTGGGCGAGCGGTCAGGAATGGGCGAGCGGGCGGGAGCGCGCCGAGGAGCCCGGTTACCCGGAGCTGCTCAGCAGGACCGCGCTCGGCGTCTTCCGGCTGAACGGCCAATTCCTCTCCACGGCGGAGGAGTTGGCCACGCCCGTGGGCCTGACGGCAGCCTGGTGGCAGGTCCTCGGAGCCGTACTGGGGGGACCGCTCACCGTCTCCGGGGTCGCCCGCGAGATGGGCATCACCCGGCAGAGCGTGCAGCGGATCGCGGACCTGCTGGTCGGGCGCGGACTCGCGGTGTACGAGCCGAACCCGGCCCACCGCCGGGCGAAACTGCTGGCTCCGACCGAGGCGGGCGTCGCGGCGGTCCAGGCGATAACCCCGGACCACGCGGCTCTCGCGGCGCGTCTGGCGGGGGAGTTGGGCGACGACGGGTTCACGGAGACCGTACGGGTGCTGGAACGGCTGTCGCGGGTGATGGACGCGCTGGACGCCCGGCGGGACTGACGGGCAGGTCGGAGCGGGCCCGTACGTTCGGCCGACAGCCACCGGCCTGCGGCGTCCGCCGACCCTCGACAACCCGGCCTGCGGCGTCCGCCGATCCTCAACAACCCGGCCTGCGGCGTCCGCCGATCCTCAACAACCCAACAGCCCCACAGGCCCCACAACTCAACAGCACACCGGTGGGCCACCGTTTTCTCCGTGACCGCGCCGCGCGACGATCTCCGCACTATCCTCGGCCCCGTCGGGCTTGGCATCTGGGGGAGGGCCGTACGGCCATGGAGAAACTGGTCGCGGGAGATCCGCAGCGCATCGGCGCGTACCGGTTGCTGGCGCGCCTCGGCGCGGGCGGCATGGGACAGGTCTACCTGGCGCGCTCGGACCGGGGCCGTACGGTCGCGGTGAAGCTCGTACGCAAGGAACTCGCCGAACAGGACGAATTCCGGAGCCGGTTCCGGCTGGAGGTCGCGGCGGCCCGGCGGGTCGGCGGCGCGTGGACGGCACCGGTCCTCGACGCGAACACCGAGGCGCCCGTCCCATGGGTCGCCACGGGTTACGTGGCCGGGCCCTCGCTCCAGGACATCGTCTCCGGCCCGCACGGACCCCTGCCCGCGCGCTCCGTACGAATACTCGCCTCGGGCCTCGCGCACGCCCTCCAGGACATCCACGCCGCCGGCTTGATCCACCGCGATCTCAAGCCGTCCAACGTGCTGGTCACCATCGAGGGCCCGAGGGTCATCGACTTCGGGATCGCCCGCGCGCTGGAGACGGTCACCGACGGGGAGCCGACCCGGACCGGGCTGGTCGGGTCGCCCGGCTTCATGGCACCGGAGCAGATGCGCGGCGAGCAGATCACGCCCGCGTGCGACGTGTTCTGCCTGGGCTCGGTGCTGGCGTTCGCGGCGACGGGTCAACTGCCGTTCGGGACGGCCGGCACGGCGGCGCCCGTACTGATGTACCGGGTCGCGCAGGAGGAACCGAACCTGAGCCAACTGCCGCCGGAGTTGCGGGAGTTGGTGGGCCACTGCCTGAAGAAGGACCCGAAGGACCGCCCCACCCCGGCGCAGCTCGTGTCCGGGCTGGGCCGGCCGGACGGCGAGCCCTGGCTCCCGGGCGCGCTGCTGGCCCAACTGGGTTCGGACGCGGTGCAGTTGCTGGAGCACGAGGAGCCGGGGTCGCGTACGGAGCTGTCGTTCGCGAAGCCGGCCCCGGCCCCGACCCCGGTGCCGACTCCGGCTCCGATCCCGGCCCAGGTGCCGACAGCGACCCCGGCCCCGGCTCCCCCGCCCGGCGTCCACGGCATGACGACGACGCTCGGAGCCCCGCCCACGCACCAGCAGCCGCCCCAGCCCCAACCCCAGCACCCGTACGGCCCCCCACAACAGCCGCAGCAGCCCCACCCGCAGCCCCAACAACCGCTCCCACCCCACCAGTACGGCTACCCCCAGCCGGGCCAGCGACCGCTCCCCCCATGGGGCTCGGCACCGCCGTTCAGCCCGCCGCCCTCGCCGTACGGCCCCACCCCCGCGTACGGCCCGGCCCAGGGCGCCCCGCCCGAGCCACCGCGCCGCACCACACGCGGCACGGTCGCGCTGGTCGCCGTCGCGCTGCTCGTGGCACTGGGCGCGGGCGGCTCGGTGTACGCGTTCATGGACAGCGGCAGCGAGAAGACCCGTTCCTCGCCCGCCACTCCCGACGACACCCCACCGGCCACGGAGTCCCCTTCCCCGTCACCCACCCCCTCGAAGACGCCCGACGCGGCGGGCTCCGTACCGAAGGAGTACCTCGGCACCTGGTCCGGCACGATCAGCGGCCCCGCCGGCCTCAGCACCCGTGAACTCACCGTCCGCCAGGGCGAGGTGGGCGACACCGTCCTCGTACTGACGGCGGAGGGCCCGACCGACACGGGCGGCAGGTACCGCTGCGTCTTCGAGGCACCCCTGGACGACCCGGCGGACTCCGGCCCCCTGAAGATCGGCCCCTCCACGGTCACGAAGGGCGAGCCCAAGTCCTCCTGCACCCCGGGCGCGGCGACGGAACTGACGATCCTCGACGACGGCCGCCTGCGCCGTGTGACCACGGCGGACGGCGAATCGGTGACGTACTCGAAGTCGGACTGACCGTCTGGGGGACCGATGGTCCCCGGCGGGTCATCTCGCAAGGGCGGCGCGTACGGCGTACGGCTGCGCTTGAAGGGCGTCCAGCTGGCATATCTTCAGCGCCTGAAGCTTGGCGTCGTACATGGACATGGTCGGCGCGGCGGTGAGCATCACCGAATTGGGCGGTACTTTCGCGAGCAGCCAGGTGCCGTTCCAGAAAATCTTGCGAACTTCCACGGACATCAGTTCGGATCGGTTCAGGACGATCTGGCTGCGCGTTCGCCTGACAACGATCTGGTCCGGGGATATGGAAAGAGAACCCCGCCATTTTCCCCGCCAGGCAAGAAAAGCGCCCACCATGATCACCAGGACGTACAGGAACGACGCGATAAGAACAGGGACGGGATCGTCATGGAAGGCGCTGGGGCGTGTATACGGGCCGAGAAACCCGTCCGCCCGCTTGGCATAGAGAAGGGCACCCGGCATCGCGCCGAGAATGACGCCCGTTACCAGCCATGACATCGCCGAGCCGACCGAACCCGTGCGCCCACCATCGAAGATGACGAAGTCTCCGGGGCGCAACGAAGGCGGGGTTCCCGCCCCGGGCCCGCCCGGGGCGGGAACCGGCGGCGGAGGCGGGCCCGCAGCGTCCCGGTACGCCTGAATTGCCAGCGGCAGTGCGGCGACGACGCAAATCCCCAGGAGGACGTACCACAAAATGGGAGAGGGGTTCACCTGCCCCGCGACCACATCGCTGGCCAGTGCGAAAAGCGGAAAACACAGTGCCACCAAAACACCCTTGACACGCCTGTCCACCGATCCCCCAAAGCAAAGATCCCGCCCCATGCCAGAGATCGGAACATACCCGTGGCTCCGTCAGGACGACACCATCACCTACTTACCGTTGCGAAGCTGTCACCCCTACCGGAATCCTTAGTTCAGGCAATTCTGTCCCCGCCGCCACACCCGTCCCATGCATTACCCGTTC
Above is a window of Streptomyces sp. NBC_01498 DNA encoding:
- a CDS encoding DUF5063 domain-containing protein; protein product: MSDATLHSAAQDPNDFAVQIADQVESFIVAVTEVSKGAEPDSAVPFLLLEVSQLLLAGGRLGAHEDILPDERYEPDLGPEPDVDDLRERFAAILEPIDVYSEVFDPYEPRKAPVPCRVSDDLADIMADLRHGMAHYRAGRTTEALWWWQFSYFSNWGSTASAALRALQSLVAHVRLAQPLPELDGLDTDQDLGEDALAEEAGRVMAEELGTLGMPRVADPA
- the recR gene encoding recombination mediator RecR translates to MYEGVVQDLIDELGRLPGVGPKSAQRIAFHILQSEPTDVRRLAHALLEVKDKVRFCAVCGNVAQEERCGICRDARRDPTVICVVEEPKDVVAIERTREFRGTYHVLGGAISPIEGMGPDDLRIRELLARLADGSVTELILATDPNLEGEATATYLARMIKPMGLKVTRLASGLPVGGDLEYADEVTLGRAFEGRRLLDV
- a CDS encoding YbaB/EbfC family nucleoid-associated protein; translation: MIPGGGQPNMQEILQQAQKMQQDFAAAQEELAATEVEGQSGGGLVRATVNGSGELRGLVIDPKAVDPEDTETLADLVLAAVHAANENARRLQQEKLGPLAEGLGGMPGLPF
- a CDS encoding SLATT domain-containing protein, whose protein sequence is MSQPDMPPGGPARDEGARGAPESVNGSGGGVYRAVPGALRWGPGGTSGEPLAGAPGGVFPGGDWSEPAQRLDELYRWAEAGALRAVARCRAERVRKRRRARALRSATALGVITGAVLPLLDLTDVLDERATGWGYLSLLLAVACLGCDRYFGLTSGWLRNVATAQAVERRLQALHYDWASECVREVLGPAEGTASEAAERCLGVLRRFSEDVSDLVRAETADWMAEFRGGSVPPPAQPSTGCGGPARPDGGHPPGRFPLPPGTRPNMPRQRPPDVR
- a CDS encoding glycosyltransferase, whose product is MSGYVMRGHVMRGGARPDAVSGTEGTTGTASGPSGPDGPNGPDGSNGPSGPDGSNGPDGSNGPDGSNGSSGPDEPNGSSGPNSPNSPDGSSDPDEPNGSSGSSGSSGSSGSSGPNSPDGSSGPASGADGPNRTASGTSRAAADLTVVVPAYNEEHRLRPTLRAICAHLHADPERWGDWELIVVDDGSTDGTGAVAAETAAAEPRVQVLTCAENRGKGNALRLGVLASSGRRVLVTDADLATPIEELDALDALLSDTGTGNGAGVGAKTGDGAKTGDGDGDTYAYEEPGGTYAPGHPHQNPDPAPYEPGRPHHHGDPDPTPRPHTTDPAPTHAAAIGSRALPGSRVEVHQRPARERLGRLGNRLIRLVAVRGIRDTQCGFKLYDGDKARTAFAASRLDGWGIDVEILRHFRRAGWPVAEVAVRWAHQTGSKVRPADYGRVLLELLRLRTRTRPVDLAVAGLFLLAAVLLYQGLWADLDRAYLADSMQDQNQWEWFFAVTADNVVHLRNPLFTTFQGHPEGVNLMANTVMLGLSVPLTPVTLLFGPTVTWALVLTLGLAATAVAWYWLFVRRVTRVRPAAALGAALAAFAPPMMSHGTAHPNFLVLFMIPVIIDRALRLCAPRPEDRRVVRDGVLLGLFAAYQVFLGEEPLLLAAMGMLIFALAYALARPDLARAVRRPLLRGLGVALAVCLPLVAFPLYWQFFGPGSYHSVLHGDNAGNSPLAFLEFSGRALLGDETRADLLAMNRTEQNAFYGWPLTALTFGLVIWLGRSPLVKAVTGTALVAALLSLGQKIRIPFTDVVLPGPWRALAHQPLFESVIESRVAMICAPALGVLIAFAAERIGALEPRTHRVVGVAALAAALLPIVPTPQPVRERAEVPRFITAGMYRDYVAEGESVVPVPLPSPADADALHWQSATGFGFSVPGGYFNGPWGPERMGIYGAPPRYTSNLLRDIRYGARIPEIGPNWRAQARLDLEFWKAGVLVLAPQDNEEALKQVVTELLGQRGERLGGAWVWDIPRAR
- a CDS encoding GntR family transcriptional regulator, producing the protein MPASGAVTRHTLRQQIAEALRDEVLAGRLLPGEEFTVKHIAEQYGVSATPVREALVDLAAQGLLDSDQHRGFHVHRFTAGDFRAMVEARALVADGIFRRVVASGLGRVDSEALVSVRRRAEEAGRAAKGGDLDILIGYDLRFWRELTALFANQYICDFLHRLRVQAWVFSVPFLRGEGACREWLWNGHEQLVDAITLGDAVAARAVVDDCHAHALAWADRVGPEPETGRGPSAGGGPGTGSGAATGAEPELGPGPGSPRR